Proteins from one Ornithobacterium rhinotracheale genomic window:
- a CDS encoding DUF2892 domain-containing protein: protein MNKNIKISIAVLLFLAAGYLFYNEEYGWGVIVSLLTAIPIFLYFRNEYILLAFWEMRKQNLPRAKAWLDKITSPEKQLIRKQMGYFHFMKGISTGQENLTGSVAEMRKALDYGLSFAHDRAMAKLNIAAGAMSQGRKNEAKRWLDEAKKEDKQNMLTEHIKTMEEQMKRMNIGRNMQNPNMRRRGKYF, encoded by the coding sequence ATGAATAAAAACATCAAAATTTCGATTGCCGTTTTATTGTTTTTGGCTGCAGGATATTTGTTTTACAACGAAGAATATGGATGGGGTGTGATTGTGTCGCTGCTTACGGCAATTCCGATTTTCTTGTATTTTAGAAATGAATATATACTTTTGGCTTTTTGGGAAATGAGAAAACAAAATTTGCCAAGAGCTAAAGCTTGGTTAGATAAAATCACTTCGCCAGAAAAACAATTGATTCGCAAACAAATGGGGTATTTCCATTTTATGAAAGGAATCTCTACGGGGCAAGAAAACTTGACGGGCTCTGTGGCAGAAATGCGCAAAGCTTTGGATTATGGATTGTCTTTTGCTCACGATCGAGCTATGGCTAAACTGAACATTGCTGCAGGAGCTATGTCGCAAGGGCGTAAAAACGAAGCAAAAAGATGGCTAGATGAGGCTAAAAAAGAAGATAAGCAAAATATGCTTACCGAGCACATCAAAACCATGGAAGAGCAAATGAAGCGCATGAACATTGGTCGCAATATGCAAAACCCTAACATGCGTAGAAGAGGAAAGTATTTTTAG
- a CDS encoding alpha/beta hydrolase: MKLHTDLSLPYLIRKSSKPNAPLLLLLHGYGSNEADLFSFAPELPEDFCVVAFRAPIDLGFGGYAWYDINFTDLEKFNDVEQARQAIALIKKCISELISTYDLNPENIWLCGFSQGAILSNALCIQSPENIKNVIMLSGYWASDIIGNFRPKDYSKIRYFISHGTEDAVIPIEWARKTPENLNLLGIKNIYHEYLSGHGIVPQNFHDFLTFVNTNLHR; the protein is encoded by the coding sequence ATGAAACTACACACCGACTTATCTTTACCCTACTTAATTAGAAAATCCTCTAAGCCCAATGCCCCACTTTTACTTCTACTTCATGGCTACGGCAGCAACGAGGCCGATTTATTCTCCTTTGCGCCCGAATTGCCAGAAGATTTCTGCGTTGTGGCTTTTCGAGCACCTATTGATTTAGGTTTTGGTGGCTATGCATGGTATGACATCAATTTCACGGATTTAGAAAAATTCAACGATGTAGAACAAGCGAGACAAGCCATTGCATTGATCAAAAAATGTATTTCTGAGCTAATTTCCACCTATGATTTAAATCCAGAAAATATTTGGCTTTGCGGATTTAGCCAAGGTGCAATTTTAAGCAATGCACTCTGTATTCAATCGCCAGAAAACATCAAAAATGTAATTATGCTTAGTGGATACTGGGCAAGCGATATTATTGGAAATTTCAGACCAAAAGATTATTCAAAAATCAGATATTTTATCTCTCACGGAACCGAAGATGCCGTAATCCCAATTGAATGGGCAAGAAAAACGCCTGAAAATCTGAATTTACTCGGAATCAAAAATATCTATCACGAATACTTGAGCGGACATGGAATTGTACCTCAAAATTTCCACGATTTTCTAACCTTTGTAAATACTAATCTTCATCGCTAA
- a CDS encoding SusC/RagA family TonB-linked outer membrane protein, with product MFFLGFLSFSYAQEKEIEGKVVDDKNFPLVDAYIFVTGKNEGVYTKEDGTYQIKAKPGDEINFEYIGFNPVKKKVTEKTSVINVTMKSGVVLDEVVTTGYQKTDRKLFAGAATKIKADDAKIDGMVDVGRMMEGRAAGVSVQNVSGTFGAAPKIRVRGASSIYGDTKPLWVVDGVVLEDVVDVSPDQLSSGDISTLISSSVAGLNAEDIESFQILKDASATALYGARAMNGVIVITTKNGSSGKVNIDVKSEFSIKARPRYSQYDILNSQDQMSVFMDMDRKGWLTHADMMRSKDAGVFFQMYDAINEYKKQNGYGLINYPTFRAEYLRNYEYVNTDWFDLLFNNSLQQNHSISFKGGSKKSKFYASTSYLHDEGWSIADKVERYTVNMKGTFDINDKLSLGISSKGSYRDQKAPGTFGRESNAVTGTYSREFDINPFSYALNTSRTVTPFEKDGSYRYNRMNYAKFNILEEFKNNYINLNVLDLNIQGNLDYKINKKLNYSFVGNIRYVKSTTEHRVTAESNVARAYRSNEDSTIEDNNPYLWSDPEKPNERPIVVLPKGGFYNREDHLLKNFYFRNILEYKDTYNDVHSVNAILGQEIKSADRNTSGFEGYGIQYDRGNTVFTDPNLMKKLTQSGFPYFGISNSYDRFAAFFANGAYSYLGKYIFNATVRLDGSNKLGSAKDARWLPTWNVSGRWNAKDEKFLQDVDWLSQLNLRATYGLTASMGPATNSRAVFRSGITVAPFPDEVQNGLRVASLMNSELTWEKQYELNVGFDLGVFNNRLSVSADFYKRNGFDLIASVKTSGIGGELWKLANYADMKSHGFEFSLNSRNIKNDDFSWNTDLTFAYNKNEITKLYGEPSILGLTRAEGAAKLGGPVRGIYSIPFAGLDSQGIPTFYTQDGSISKKIFFQDTKVDHLIYEGSVDPKVTGGFSNKFKYKAFALNLFCTYQFGNKIRVYPSFHASYSDLDAMPKDFKNRWLMSGDENKTNIPTILSKRYYELYGGNSMEATYNAFNYSDQRVAKGDFVRLKEVSLSYDLPKKIVQKSGISNANIRLSGSNLWLIYSDKALQGQDPEFFGAGGVALPVAKQYTVTLRLSL from the coding sequence ATGTTTTTTCTGGGATTTTTGAGTTTTTCTTATGCTCAGGAAAAAGAGATAGAAGGAAAGGTGGTTGATGACAAGAACTTTCCCTTGGTTGATGCCTACATTTTTGTTACAGGCAAAAATGAGGGTGTTTACACGAAAGAGGATGGGACTTATCAAATTAAGGCTAAACCTGGAGATGAAATCAATTTTGAGTACATAGGATTCAATCCTGTGAAGAAAAAAGTGACAGAAAAGACATCAGTCATTAATGTTACAATGAAATCTGGTGTGGTGTTAGATGAAGTGGTAACAACGGGTTACCAGAAAACAGACCGAAAACTATTTGCTGGAGCAGCTACAAAAATCAAAGCTGATGATGCTAAAATTGATGGGATGGTAGATGTAGGCCGCATGATGGAAGGTCGTGCAGCGGGAGTAAGCGTTCAAAATGTTTCTGGAACTTTCGGTGCTGCACCAAAAATTAGAGTGCGTGGGGCTTCTTCAATTTATGGAGACACCAAGCCCTTGTGGGTAGTAGATGGTGTTGTTTTGGAAGATGTGGTGGATGTGAGCCCAGATCAATTATCTTCTGGTGATATTTCCACCTTAATCAGTAGTTCTGTTGCTGGATTGAACGCTGAGGACATTGAAAGTTTCCAAATCTTAAAAGATGCATCTGCTACAGCACTTTATGGAGCGAGAGCTATGAATGGTGTAATTGTAATTACGACCAAAAATGGTTCAAGCGGGAAGGTAAATATTGATGTGAAATCTGAATTTAGTATTAAAGCAAGACCACGCTACAGCCAATACGATATTTTGAATTCTCAAGACCAAATGTCTGTGTTTATGGATATGGATAGAAAAGGCTGGCTTACGCACGCAGATATGATGAGAAGCAAAGATGCTGGGGTGTTCTTCCAAATGTATGATGCCATCAATGAATATAAAAAACAAAATGGCTACGGACTTATCAACTATCCAACATTCAGAGCAGAATATTTAAGAAATTATGAATATGTAAATACAGATTGGTTCGATTTGTTGTTTAATAATAGTTTGCAGCAAAATCACTCAATCAGTTTCAAAGGCGGTTCTAAAAAGTCTAAATTCTATGCTTCTACAAGTTATTTGCACGACGAAGGATGGTCAATTGCCGATAAAGTAGAACGCTACACCGTAAATATGAAAGGAACCTTTGATATTAATGATAAATTAAGTTTAGGAATCTCAAGCAAAGGTAGCTACAGAGATCAGAAAGCACCAGGGACTTTTGGTCGTGAATCAAATGCCGTGACAGGAACTTATAGCCGTGAATTTGATATAAACCCGTTCTCGTATGCTTTGAATACTAGTAGAACAGTTACCCCATTTGAAAAAGATGGTTCGTATCGATATAATCGTATGAATTATGCCAAATTCAATATTTTGGAGGAATTTAAAAACAATTATATCAACTTAAATGTTTTAGATTTAAACATTCAAGGAAATTTAGACTATAAAATCAATAAGAAATTAAATTATTCATTTGTAGGAAACATTCGTTATGTGAAAAGTACTACGGAGCACCGCGTGACAGCAGAATCAAATGTTGCAAGAGCATACCGTTCAAATGAAGATTCTACGATTGAAGATAATAACCCTTATTTATGGAGTGATCCAGAAAAACCAAATGAAAGACCAATCGTTGTGTTGCCAAAAGGTGGATTCTATAATAGGGAAGATCATTTATTGAAAAATTTCTATTTCCGTAATATTTTAGAATATAAAGACACCTACAACGATGTTCACAGCGTGAACGCGATTTTGGGGCAAGAAATTAAATCAGCAGATAGAAACACATCAGGATTTGAGGGGTATGGAATTCAGTATGATCGAGGTAACACCGTATTTACAGATCCTAATTTAATGAAGAAATTAACCCAAAGCGGATTCCCTTATTTTGGTATTTCTAATTCTTATGACCGATTTGCGGCATTTTTTGCAAATGGAGCGTATAGCTATTTAGGTAAATACATCTTTAATGCAACCGTTCGTTTAGATGGAAGTAACAAGCTAGGAAGTGCCAAAGATGCACGCTGGTTGCCAACATGGAATGTGAGTGGTAGATGGAATGCTAAAGATGAAAAATTCTTGCAAGATGTAGATTGGTTATCTCAATTAAACTTGAGAGCGACTTATGGTCTTACAGCAAGTATGGGCCCTGCAACCAATAGCCGTGCCGTGTTTAGAAGTGGTATTACCGTAGCACCGTTCCCTGATGAAGTACAAAACGGTTTGCGCGTTGCTAGTTTAATGAACTCAGAGCTCACTTGGGAAAAACAATACGAATTAAATGTTGGTTTTGATTTAGGTGTTTTCAATAATAGATTAAGTGTAAGCGCAGATTTCTATAAAAGAAATGGCTTTGACCTAATCGCATCTGTAAAGACAAGTGGTATCGGTGGAGAGCTTTGGAAATTGGCAAACTACGCAGATATGAAATCTCACGGATTTGAATTTAGTTTAAATTCAAGAAACATTAAAAATGATGATTTTTCATGGAATACAGATTTGACATTTGCTTATAACAAAAATGAAATCACCAAATTGTACGGAGAACCAAGCATCCTAGGCCTTACAAGAGCTGAAGGTGCAGCGAAATTAGGAGGACCTGTAAGAGGGATTTATTCAATTCCATTTGCGGGATTGGACTCTCAAGGGATTCCTACTTTCTATACACAAGATGGAAGTATCTCAAAAAAGATATTTTTCCAAGATACCAAAGTGGATCATTTAATATACGAAGGAAGTGTAGATCCTAAGGTTACAGGCGGATTCTCTAATAAGTTTAAGTACAAAGCATTTGCATTAAACCTATTTTGTACTTATCAGTTTGGAAACAAAATCCGTGTTTACCCAAGTTTCCACGCAAGCTATAGCGATTTAGATGCTATGCCAAAAGATTTTAAAAACAGATGGCTGATGTCTGGAGACGAAAATAAAACCAATATTCCAACGATTTTATCTAAAAGATATTATGAACTTTACGGAGGAAATAGTATGGAAGCCACTTACAACGCATTCAACTATTCAGACCAGCGTGTGGCAAAAGGAGATTTTGTGAGATTAAAAGAAGTTTCTCTTTCTTATGATTTACCTAAAAAAATAGTCCAAAAATCGGGAATTTCAAATGCCAATATCAGATTATCTGGCAGCAACCTTTGGTTAATTTATTCAGACAAAGCCTTGCAAGGCCAAGATCCTGAATTTTTTGGGGCAGGAGGTGTTGCACTTCCTGTAGCTAAGCAATATACCGTAACTTTAAGATTAAGTTTATAA